A region of the Penicillium psychrofluorescens genome assembly, chromosome: 6 genome:
ACTGGGCTGAGCTTACATTTGCTTCCCGCCGAAGATGAGTCGCTGCTGCACGGGTGGAAtgccttccttttcttcgaCGCGCTCTTTTATCCGGGAGACCTGGACCCAACGTACAGATGTTCAGTAACGAGCTTATGAGCAAGCAGGAGCTAGCGGCGATGAGCAAACCTTGTAGTCGGACTCAATGTCCAActcgatctccttgccgGTAAGCGTGCGTACTCTGTAACACGACCAGAAATATTAGTTCAATGTTGCTTCCAGATGTGGGAGTTGATTTTGGCTTTGGGGACGATTGTGATGGTCGATGATGCAATGGGGAGCGGGAACACGACGGACGTACTTGATCAACATCCTGGTGATGTGGACAGCTCGGTCAGGCTGcagagagggaagagagtCGGTCGGTAGGAGTGGGTGACAGGGACTAAGAGTAAAAGAGCGCTGaagatggagctggaagatgaagaagaagagagtgtgagagaaggaaagaaagtgaaAGAGCCTCGCGGGGTTTTTGGTGGGGCAAGTGCCTTGTTGCCTGATAAGCCTGGGTGGCTGCAGCGGAGGGACTGGACGTGGCTAGGAGATATCAGGAATACTAGATAGCTAGGAATTATCTATTGATCGAAGAGTGTGTATTTTAGTTCGACGTTCTGTTTGACCAGTTCAGTCGGGTTggtctttttccttccatGTCAATTTTTGACCTTGACAACCCGTACAAGACAAAATTTTTGAAAATGATTTGGGATGCGTCCGTTTTAATCTACAGATAAATATTCTATGATGTTCCTGTACCATTATCTACAAGAAACGTTGATGGTAGATGGTATTGGGTGCTCCATTCTATATTTATATATCGGCTACATCTTCCCGCTGCGGCCTCCTCATGATTTTCCGCCCTCCATCCAACCAACCTGCAACCCAACTACCATGATCGGCTCAATTCACGAGTAGACTCAATCTCTACCATGACCAAAGAAACCACCCAAACCCAGTTCCAGCAGGTGATCGCTTCCTGCGAGAACGACCCCGTAAGTCCCAGTGACTCTTTCGAGGCCACATACACTAAAAAATCACAGAAACGCATGCAAGATGTCTATGAGAAACATCGATCAACCAGAAATGCCTCATTTCAGACATTGATTCTGGGGCCCAGATTTCCGGGCTGGATAGTTGATGACACCCTGCAAAAGCtccacgccgccggcgaGGACGCCGACCCAGCCATCGATCCACGGCATAACATGGCTTTTTGGGCTCGTCCACCGCAGCATATCCGGGACATGGTGTCTGAGATCCAGTCGGAGATCCGAGCCATTGCTCCCAGTCAGTCACCCCAGAATCTGGCGGACGATAGCTGACATTTTCCTTTCTAGCGCTCTGGTTCATGCCTTCGGACCGGCTCCACATGACAACCATGGAGATCACATCTTGTCAGACCGAGTCAGAAATCAAAGACCTGGTCTCCTTTTTACATCAACATTCGCCGCTACAAGAGCTGGTGAATTACACTCTGACCCATCGTGCCCGGCTCGTCAAGCCAATGGTCAACTACGATTCTTCCGCGATAGCACTGAGCTTTGTGCCTGCCGCTGGAGAGGATGATCGATATACCTACCATCACCTGCGCAGCGATATCTACGACGGCATCACTCGCAGCGGCTGCCCGATTACGTCGAGGTACACGGTGCCATCAGCGCATGTCACGCTGGCGCGGTTTATCACGCAAGATGGATTTCTACTGGGAGATACGGAAAAGCTCAATCATGCACAGAACTCTTTGCTCGTTGACACTCTGGAAAAGATCAATGACAGACTCCGGGACACGTACTGGCAGAGTGATAACCCACAGGGTGAGTGGGTGGTCGGGCAGGAGAAGGGATTGGAGTTGGTGAAGGGGCGGTCGTGGTATGGGAAAGGGGACCGGGTGTTGCTCGGGGAGGGATTTCAATAAATAGATCACGAACGACCAAGTATCTACAGAAGCAGTATACAGTGGTGTGTTCCAATTGTTCCTTAAAGAGTCTCTTGGTATGTGAGCACGTGATTGCTGAATCAGCCCACCCAATGAGGATTAGCGCCTCTAAGCGAAACGAAATCCCACACACTCCGGGCCAACATTGAACCCTCGACTTGCCGCTCTTCTACGACAacccatcaccacctcgcctTCCGCGTCAGTCAAAATGGTAGGCATTCCCCCTTTTTCTGTTGCAATGAGTCCTCGACCATCGAAAACAATTATTGCGCCGCGTGAATGTTGCGGATATTGTGCGATTCCCAACGATAAACTGTGTGGCCGAACCTCGAAATCGTGAATGACAGCCATCCAACCGAAAATTCCTCGACACTCGCCCCATGTCTTCGCCTTTTGCACAGGGGATACGATCTGCAGCTGTTGGGAGTGCCGATGATGGTCGCAGAATGGTGACG
Encoded here:
- a CDS encoding uncharacterized protein (ID:PFLUO_009115-T1.cds;~source:funannotate), giving the protein MTKETTQTQFQQVIASCENDPKRMQDVYEKHRSTRNASFQTLILGPRFPGWIVDDTLQKLHAAGEDADPAIDPRHNMAFWARPPQHIRDMVSEIQSEIRAIAPTLWFMPSDRLHMTTMEITSCQTESEIKDLVSFLHQHSPLQELVNYTLTHRARLVKPMVNYDSSAIALSFVPAAGEDDRYTYHHLRSDIYDGITRSGCPITSRYTVPSAHVTLARFITQDGFLLGDTEKLNHAQNSLLVDTLEKINDRLRDTYWQSDNPQGEWVVGQEKGLELVKGRSWYGKGDRVLLGEGFQ